The DNA sequence CAGGTAAATGTATGGATTATGACAGTTCATGAGTGTCTTTATGAACCGCAATGGATACATATGAGGCTCAGACTCACAGCAAGACGTCTTTCTTGTTGTCCTTGGGCTGGAATTTGACTTTGAAGGTGGGTGTGGTGACCTCGCCGGGGTACTTCCTGTCTTCCAGGCTGTCCTGCATCATCTCGTGCTCGTCGTCATCCGATGCAGCTTCGGACTGCTCGGCCTGCTGTGCCTGCATCGCACAAGACCCAGCAAGATCAGCGTACATTTAGCACTTTCTCTTGAAGTACAAAAATTATGGAGCATCAATTCAAAAGTACATAGCAGCAAGAAATCCAGGTAAAAGAAGGGAGCATGACGGGGAGCTGACCTCCTCTGTCTCCTCCTCTCGTTGCCGATTGGGCGTGGTATAGTCCAGAGGCCCCTCCCACTCCTCCTGCTTGTGGGTGTGTCCTGAGTGAGACGACGCATTTATTCCACTGCTGCCTGGTGTCTGTGAagaggaggatgaagaggaggaggaaggctCTGGGGACAGCACTCCAGGACTGGAACCCTCTTTCTTGACAGGCTTCTTCATGCTTAGGTCTAACGTGCCATTCTCATCCACCTCGATGTCCATGCTCTAGAGAGGGCAGCAGAAATCATTGGCTGTTAAACTGACGATGTGAGGCCAGCCTGTCGGGAAAGGGGCGGGGCTAAGGTGTGGAGTGGGAGGGGTGAGGTTCCCGAAGCAGACCTGGCCGACGGCATCTTGCTGCTTGGTGCTGAGGTTCTCCGGCATCTCCCAGCAGCGTGTGGACAGGTTGAGGATAGCTGTGGCGGCCATGTGTGCAGCCTCTGCATCGTGAGAGTAGTCGTACCCgctggaggaggaagaagaggacgAGGAGGACTTGGTGTAGCCGCCCGGTAGGCTGTGGCTGGGAGATGGTTTGGCTGTGAAGCAGAGATCGAGACAAGAACCAGGTTGAGTAACAGACTGTGAAACTCAGAGCGCATTTACCATGGGATTGAATTTAGACTGAGCCAGCATTAAACTAAACCAGGCAACTAGCTGCTTCTCCTAAAACTCACTCACAGAACCAACCATTATTTATTATACTGTGAGCTGTAAATATTTAActcataatttttatatttatttcatattgTACATTACTCATCCTATTTATGGACTGTAAACACTTTATATAGTGTATCCATTGCACCTTATGATGATATATTGCTACAGTATACATGTGCAGACTTGCAGTACTGTGCCAGAGTCTCAGCTACTCacagaaaatgttttaaatgatcttcatgttggtgtaaaagtaAGATATTGTCTCtcgaagtgtgtcagcttagccattttgaAACCTATTCTGAAATTActgcagtatttgcagcaactgtCCAatacagccatgtatttttgacTCAACCACAATCCcaccttgtttggctaatcagtaCCCCATAATTAATTAGTGGAGGTGGTGGAGAAATTTAATGAATGCATAGAATGACTGAGGTGCCTCTGAGGAGAGGGTTGGGAACCAAAGCAGAAGTTATCTAGCTATCCAACGGGATAGCAGTTATTTTTTGGAGAACACACAAAATTCTTgttttactgtatatttacacgttataatgttaaattgtgtttttttttctgagcagatatacaattacaattagataaatagccataaaCATTTTATGCCTTAGActattgcacagtactgtacatgcacATACATTCTTGCACATTTTTTACTGtgtattttatgtaaatgtCATCTGTCGTGTGTAAATGTCTTATACTTTTGTTATCCTGGGAACTGCACACTATATCTTGTCGTACTTTTACAATGGCAATAAAAGTTACCTTTTCTTATGTTATCTTATTAAATGTGATATATGCAGGTTTTGCCTGCTACGGGTAACCTGTTCATATTTTAATCCTCAATAAAAGTCACAGTAAGAGAGGGCCCTCACATTTCAGTGGCTTCGGTGACGTTTCGCCCGGCTGCAGCTTCGGAGCGAGCATCCGTTTCCCGAAGACCTGGACGTCGAAGCTGGCATAGTCAAAGGAGACCTTGGAGTACTTCTCCAACTCCTTGGCCAGGTTGGCCCGGGGGGTGGTCGGGAGCGTGCTGGGCCTGTAGCTGCCATACTGGGGGATCTCCAGTTGCTTTACGAAGCACATTGGTCTGTGGGACGCAGGGAGATGTGAGCACTGGTGTGGATTTTCTCCTGATTGGGGGGTGGAGGTACGAGGCAGGGCAGGGCTCACCTGAGGACCCTGTCGGAATGGGGGCTCCCCGCCGGTTGGGATGTCACCTGTTTCTCGTGAGTTTTGGAGAGCTTCTCTGCTGCCGCAATGGGGCACCCTGACAGACTGGGAGGGAAGAGGACAGGGAGTGTTCAGACTTGAAGATGCCTGCTGTTTGTAGCAAAGCATCACTGTCCGTTGAAAACTGCGTAAGTCTAGTAGTAGTAGTcgtagtagtaatagtagtagtagtagtagtagtatttcATTAATCCCAAAGTAAATTCCAAAAGCACTACAGCAGCATACACAAAAGTGACGTAAAACTGTACATATACAACacaaaaagacacaatactatactgtactatactatactTTACTATACATCCATTCTCCTCTATCTACAGATAGTGTTTGAATATAATGAAAAGATGTCTTATGAAGGCATCTATTTAACTGatatttatatttgtactaGGTAATATTTGTATTCATGAGGGTTGCTTGTGTGAGTTACTTTAAATCACTTATTTTAACAAATTAACATTAATCGCTTAATAGCTAGCTAACGAACATCATTGTTAAATGCGAATATAAAGTGacattaatttttgttttgcccTGCTGACCACAATCCACTTAAGTcaatttaaaacattaaactgtTCACTGACGGCTGCCTAAGGATTTCTATTTGTGGTGCTAAGTGTGCCTCATTACGTTATTTTGGGTTTATTTTGTAAAGAAGTTTTTTCACAGTCCTGGAATAACGCATTTTTGGAGATGTGTGTTTTTCAACTGGCAGCGAAGAAATGGTTGTATTTTCACAATTCACCACAAGGGGGCAGGGGATGCTGGACGCCTCCAGGTGTAATTCGCAGACACCCAGGCAGAGCTTTTGTCTGCTTCAGGCAATGAGGCACCGAGAGCCCTACCTCCGGTGGGTGTTGCGGTTGCTGTTGACGTGTCCCTGTCCTGTGCAGCCAGGCGTTGGACACTTCAGCACATTCTCATGCATGGCCAGGACTGAACGAGGAGACACAGAACGTTGTTTTACTGCAAAATGCCCTCCAGCGGGAAGCACTTTCTGTCCTGCAGGATCTTGCCCCATTCATACGGCAGCAGTGGATGACTGTGGGAGCGAGTACTCACTCTCTGGGGGTATCCTGTCTTTGTGGGGGCAGCCAGACAGACTACGATGGTGGGGATACAGTCCAGTCACGTGACCCGTTCCATCACAGCCGGGGGTGGGGCATTTGATCTCCTTTTTCTCTGCCCGAGAGCtttctgtgggggtgggggagatggGGGAGGGACCATACACATCAGCTCTGGAATGGTGAAAACTTTCAGCAACTATGGTGTGCAAATAATCGCGTCTTTGCCATTAAATCAACTTTTGCACTTAAATAttgattaaattaaatttgCCCACAGTTGATGCAATTCAGCAGCCTCTCTATCTAGACAATGTTAACAAGGTACCACCTGATTGCAAACCTACATACACAGCAGACTGACAGGAACAGACTTGGGATACTCTGAGCTAATTGACCCAAATTTGGAAGCCACACCACAGCCCAGCTCATTATAAATAAGGCAGTGGGCTAATTGAAACTGGCCCGATGCCAAAGCAATTAAGACCTTCAGCTTTCTCCATCAGGTAGTGTGCCTgggaacaaaaatgtatttttccttTCTGGCTTGCTTCTGTTCATCCCTTCCTTCTTGTTTCGCTGTCTTGTTGCTTTGATTTGCCATATGCTGACACAGAAAGCTACCTTAAAAGCTACCTTAGAAGCTCGAAGCATAATTAAAATCAGAACAGACTGAAGAAACGTGGGTGTCTGAACGAGGCCCTACCTTTGCCAAAGGAGTAACCCTTGCGCTGGCCGTCAGTGCGTTTGCCCATCTGCTCGTCCCCATGACCCTGCCTGGGCGTGTCTgacccctgctgggccttgaggGCGATGGCCTGTTCCAGGAGGCCCAGGTTACCCCGTCTCATGTCATACATCTCTATATCATCTGAAAGGACGGATTGCTGCGACGGGCCGCCATCTTCGTCATCCTCTTCGTCatcttcttcctcttcctccccatcatcctcctcctcctcctcttctctctctGAGCCCTCTGACCGCACTTCAATAACCATGGATGGCATGGCCTTGTGGGAAACGTAGTCCTCTTCAGCAAAAGGGAGCTGGCCCCCTCTGTCCTGTGTTACCATCTCAGACCCCGGAGTTGTCACATCACTGATGCTAACAGCAGGTTCAGCACAGTTCTCCCCGTCGCCATCTTCATTGCCTTCTTCCTCATCTTCAtcatcctcttcatcctctgcaATGTTCTCCCCGGGCTGCACTCTGTCCCCTGGTACCTTTGAGTAGCCACCACTGAAGTACTGGTGGTCTGAGTTGTCTTTCTGGCCAGCACattgactctcttcctcttcatcACCTTCCTCTTCCTGCTCCTCACCTTTCCCATCATGCCCTTCTGCCCTGTCTGTCATGGGTGAATGTGTCatgtcctcctccttctcctcggtCATCGCAGTCACTTCCTGACTGTCCCTCTCCTGGGGGGGTGGTAGCTGGAGGGCCATGGGCCTGCTGTTGGCGTCACATGTTTCGACGACCTGGCCAAGGTGAAGCAGTGAGTTGGCCGCCATCTCGTGACGGCTGGAGTATTGTTCGGTCTGGCCTTGACCAGAGAGTATGGAGCTGCAGGTTCCAGCAGGTGAGGGTTCTGCCTCTTCACAATTCCCTCCACTTAGGTGTTCCATTGGTGGCTGTCCTTCTGCAAGGAgagagtggaggtcagaggtcaggacTATGTGGAGATATATGGGTAGCTGGCCAAGATCTGAGTAGATGCCTTAATCTAAGATTCAGTTATGTCATGTGCAGTTTCACATACATTTACTAAAACAGTCCTGTAGACCTCTGAATTTCAGCTGGACTTCCGCCAGAATACAAACTTTCTCTTCATGAATATAGGCAACTCTTCCAAAATGTGAGGGTTAGGGGTGCAGACCCCCCACGGTCTGGAAAAACCTTGTTAAATTTTTTGGTCCCCGTTGCGAGCAAAGCAAGCATGTGGCTGGACACAAAATAATATGAGAAACACAAAATCGCTGCTAGATATTTATCAGTCTATTATATATAGACTGTACATGTAGTTCATGAATTTATGAGTTACTAaactttttgtgtgtctgttggcTTTTGTGTTTTGCCTATGGCTTTTGTGAAACTCTCCAAAAATTCCTGTACTCCTGTACAACTTCTTGTTCCGACCCTGTGATATATCGAAACTGCGATGGGCAAAGTCACAATGCAGAAGGGTGGACTTCACCCTTATCAGCCTTAACATCAGTAGGTGTTCCAGTGTCCCTTATAACCCTCCAAACCTCACAATGTGTCACGGCTCATGTCACTTTTGTCACACTACCACCTTTGGCAGGCTCTGGTTCCGCTGCTCCTTCTCCTGCCTCGGCCTGCTCCTCTTCCCTTCGCTGCTCCTCTTCTCTGGGATCTGGCTCCTCGCTGCTCCCGTCACTGTCCACACTGTAGCCCTCGTCTAAGGCCAGCTTCAGTGGGTTGGCCTTCTTTTTGGAGTTGGGCCGGCTCTGGTCTGACTCCGCCTCTGACTCCGCCTCCTGGTTTTTCCTCTTACGGGGCGGTGGGCTGCTAAGGCCACTAATGAGGGGATGTAGGAGCAACAATGTGAATCAcatgccaacacacacacagacacacacacacatatgaatgatgaacatgaacaaGGCCACACTGCATGGAGACTCTATGGTCTGCCTACAGTGGCAAAGACAGTACACATTTAGTTAATCTGACATTGAGTTAATCTGACAAATCATTGTGCCATCATTTACCTAAAACCATACAGACAACATTACAGCCAAACTGACCCAGATGGGACACATTTACAGGAAATGGGCATgaacttgtaaaaaaaaaaaatttgctcaTTCGATTTTCATGATTGACATTGCTGCAGTACTTACAGTAAACTGAACTGTTCCAATTTTGATTTGTTACTCTGCAAGAGGTCCTTTTTATTTATCTAATGAAGTGCCACTTCATGGAAGTAATGACAAGCAGCTTAGATTCGCTAATGACAAATATGTCAAGCGGTAAGAGCAAGGTAGCCAACTGTTGACTAGAaattgtggaaactccttcagggactgttggagaagcattgcaggtggctacatctggaagctggttgaaagaatCCCAAGAGTCTGCAATGCTGTTATCACAGCAAAAGggggctattttgaagagatgAAAATTCTGAGATGTTGAACACTTCTCTTGATTGTTGCTGCATTTGATATATATTACTTCATTGCTTTGAGGCCTTTTATTATAATGTGAATGGCGTAGATAAAAtaaagacaaatgcattaaacacAGGTGTGCCCAGACTGGTACTGTAACTGGTTTTGGCCATCTCTTGAAGCACTGGCATAAATACAAGTGAACTGTACAGTGAACGGCCTTATAAAACATTTGTCCATCTTccgtaactgcttatccagtactgggCAGTGACGTGACTAAGCAGctcagggcacgaggcaggggacgtgCTGAATGGGATTCCAGTCTATCACTGGGCAATAGCATACCCCTTTCATGCATTATCTTATTGTCACACTAATATACATAATGTTCTTTAGAAGATATATACTACTATTTTATTAGCGGTCTGTCTGTATatcaaaaatatatgtattctCTTCATATTTTAAGAGAGTAACACTGGCagtctgtccagggtgtacacTATGTCTCCTAGAataacccccccacaccccccacaccCATAACCCAGACCAGGATAACACGATCATAGGATGGAGAGATACATCTACTGGTCATGCTAGCAATATCCATTTATGTGTTTACATGCATTTCACCAATGAGTAGGCATTCAGCATAGCATATGGTCCTTTAAAAGGCTATAGGTTCATCACAAAAGTTATGATGCTATTTTTATTACCTTCATCACATTGACTAAAATAAAGTAACACATTAGTGTGGCATGCTTTTGCATTTACTGCATTTACCCATTGATGGGTTAGTTATTTACCCAATTAAAAAATATgttctataataataatacttaataaaactgaaaaatttcATCAAGAACTATTTATGGGTCAACGCACTATAATAAATCCCTCACTCAGCCACTAAGGGGAAGCAAAGAGACACACATTGAAATTATTCTTTACACAGCCTCTAGGCGGAGACATTGAGACTTTATGAGATACCGACCACAGGGGCGTCAATAGCACAATTGAAGGCTTAGTAAAGGGAGTCATTGAATACAACATCTCTATAATGATGGTCTTAATTAGCCTATAAGGCTGCCCTGTAGGTCATGCTTGCCACAAGGTCATTTGTTAGACTAATGTCGCTCATACCAAACAATGCTAGGGGATACAGGGACATAAAATCTTGAAACTGTAAAACTCAGTGCTTAACATAATTTTGTAATTTCTTACTGACCTACCTCACTATTTTATTACCATTTTCAATTAAATTCCTGTAGAGCGTGATGTGGCTCATTGCTAATGCTGAGGATTTTTACGGTTTTTGTTTATATGCGAAATACTTCAGTTTAttgatattttatattttcatatttaagATTTATGTAACTTTTTTGACTAGTCATACCCTGGGCCTCAGTTATatgccatcatcatcatcataatggTCATCATCGCCacaattatcatcattattaaccAAAGATATGCTAGAATATTCAGAATTTGCTTTTCGTTCCCACTGGGCCGAGTTTCATCCTCTTCGTCTGCATCGGGGTTCATGAGTTTGTACGGTCGGAAATTAACCAGGGAACACAGACAAAGCAATAATATGTGCCTGTGCAAATATCAAACAGAGAACAgcacccccctctctctctctccccccccccccccccccccccgtgaccttgtactgaataagcagctaaatggatggatggatggatgtatatttattttcacAAGGTTTACAATATATCTTGAacatcacaggaaatgttctTTCGGAACTGATTTAATCTCCTAGATTTGGGGTGGATGAAAGGACACAaaatataaactctgtatataaAAGCACACTTTTTTAGTCACTCTCATATATCCATTAAAATGGCCTCTTACCTTAAGTCTTGTCCTATGAGTTCAACAGGCACTGAAAAGTAAAGAAAAACAGTGATGATTATAGAATGTTACCTGTCCAGATATCGGGATAGATGCCTTGTTCACCCCAAATGTACAAAATACGTAGAAAGGAACCCAGTTAACAAAAACAACTGCAGATATGTTGTTAAAAATTTAAGCTATATTTGTAAATCAATCCGTTCTGCAGCCGAACCATGTCTACTGCACACAACAAACCAGAGGCCTGGATTTGGCTGTAAAAGCCCACAAGGTGACATTAGCGCACAGCTGGCTTATTTAGGTCAGCGGGAAGCTAAACGATGCCTGTCGTGCTGTTAAGACGAGCCTGCGGATGGGCCAGTCGGTTTTTAAGCATGAACCACTGATCCCGCATCCTCAGCCTGCGGCGCAGAGCTCACCTCGGGTCCCTTTAGAGCGTGTCCGTGTTCGTTTGTCGTCGCTGGCCAAGCTCATCTGCCAAGGACATGAcggcacgtacacacacacacacacacacacacacacacacacacggagacACACAGAGCATTGAACTGAATAGATGGGACACAAAAAGCAGAAACCGCTATGCCAGTCAACTGTGGACAAAAGCTGCACATTCGGGCAGATGGATAATATGGTGCCATACATGCAACAAATACTCAGACAGCCCTACAGGCCCCAGGGGGTACATACTCCCAGATAGTGAGGCCCCCAAGCTTACTTCTTATCCACAGGTCACATATTTCACATGCATGCGCATCTAGATATAAAAAAGTATACACCAAGGGCGTGGCTTTGGGTATGGACAGCGGGGACATGTTCCTACCAATATTGTGAGATTAACCTGTGTGTTTAAGGGGGCGTGAGGTTCAGGGCTGAGTTGGTCCCTATCCGTGTTGAAACCAAAACTATGCCCTTGATATACAGAGAAATAAaccaacacaggcacacattgtGTAGGAGAGAGTTTGTTATTGGGGGAGACATGACATAATATAAAGGTAAAGGTCTATTTATGGGGAGGACAAATTAAGCCAAATTAAACATTGGGGGGTACATGTCCCCCCCCGACCCTACAtccctgtacacacacacacacacacacacacacacacacacaccacaggcaAATGCAGAGGCAGCAGAAAGGAAGTGCAGCGTCACTCACTTTGATGTGCGCCCTCTGCAGGCCCCTTGATGACCTGCAGCTGCTGATCTTTTCCCCCCTTGTCCACCTCTGATTCAGCAGCTTGCCTCGGAACTCATTTTCTGTTGGAGGGCAGACAGCACAACAAGCATTAAAAGCCGTCAGCCTCTGCAGTATATAGGGTGTCCCCGGCCCCCTCAGGACTTCTCAGCACCTACACGTCAGTGCTAAGGGCACAGAGCTAGCTGGACAAAATGTACCACTGCAAACTGCATGAGTCAGAGCCAGGCCTGAGTGTTCTGGCGCCCTAGACGAGATTCTGCAGAGAgcccctgttcccccctgaccccaccccaccacccaGAGCGGTGTGAAAACTGTTTTTTTCAATTGATCTATAttaaaaacattgcagtagtaCGGGGTATCTGACTGCTAACTCACGCCTGTTTCACACGAAAAAcagcaaaacattaaaactaGCGTAAATAACTTCAATCTCACGGAATACAACCAGAGGtatttcatgtaattttttTCACTCCCTCTTTTGTACCTTCTATTCAAAGGGCGCCCTAGGCGATTGCCTATGTCTCCTATGTGTGGGCAGGTATTTGTTGATCGAACTAAAGACACCACAGAACAGCCTGTTGTGTAAAGGATGCTATGAAAACCAGTTAATAAGGTTTATGTGGATGTTTTACCAAGTAGGAACACCGGTGATGAAACCTTGGGAAGGTAGGGGTGGCATGATGTAACAAACAGGTAATCCTGAATACAACAGTCCTGTACCCTCTACGCCTCTACAATACACTCCCCATCATTACAGCACCCCTCTTTGTGGTGTCAGTAGGAGCCCTTCCGAAACTAGAGCTTCTCTCATCATCCGGGGCCGAAGATTTGCCTCACGGTGAACATCCCCATGCATGTTCAGCCCCAGTCCAGCATCTTGCACAGTTGAGGGGACCACCTACTGCTCTCTCCCTGTGCACTGACACCCTGGAAGACTTGCCCGTCCCAATTCCCCTGTTTTTACAGCCCCGCTGAGGAATCATTTCCAGCAGTAGGTGAAGCACGCGTGTGTGAAAATGCAGTATGACTGCACTGATTGCATGAGTGCGAATGCAACATGACTGTCCCCACAGCTTGTCACGGCTACCCGGATGGGGGAAGTCATTACGCTCAATTTCAATGGGGCACGTCAGACAGAACACCCACTGCCTGAAAATGCAATACACTTTACCAGACATTCTCTTAGCCCTGACAGGACACCTACTGACACATTCACCGCGCAATAGCTGCCGATGCATGTTTGATGGGACCACTGTCAAAATTTTTTAATTCGGCTAATGCGTGCGCACACTCGCTCGCTCTATTTCTATCTGTTCTCCCCTGTTCACTTAAACAGCCATCTGACACACTTACAGGGAAAGTGCAGCATGGTCATAAACCACACTgctgaaaatgtatttattgatTTAAATATTGATCCTGTCAACCACCTTCAATTTTTGATTGATTTTGCAGATATTGTTCAGGCTTTTAGTTTTAGGTCTTGACTAAATCTAGCCCTAATGCTGCGCTCCTAGAGAGAGGAAGAAAAATCGCCTGGTCACAGCCAACCCCCCCATATCACATATCAGGACCTAACTCCGTTATTACAGACATGGTGAGTATTGTTTTACAGGAAGTAAGATTACACCCCTATTAGAGACTGCTTAAACTGATGCAAGCTCTTTATATTGGCGTTAAACTGTTATCTGGTAAGCTTATAACCAAGAAGATCTTTTTA is a window from the Brienomyrus brachyistius isolate T26 chromosome 8, BBRACH_0.4, whole genome shotgun sequence genome containing:
- the LOC125747055 gene encoding myelin transcription factor 1-like isoform X2; its protein translation is MRLCGTFLENEFRGKLLNQRWTRGEKISSCRSSRGLQRAHIKMSLASDDKRTRTRSKGTRVPVELIGQDLSGLSSPPPRKRKNQEAESEAESDQSRPNSKKKANPLKLALDEGYSVDSDGSSEEPDPREEEQRREEEQAEAGEGAAEPEPAKEGQPPMEHLSGGNCEEAEPSPAGTCSSILSGQGQTEQYSSRHEMAANSLLHLGQVVETCDANSRPMALQLPPPQERDSQEVTAMTEEKEEDMTHSPMTDRAEGHDGKGEEQEEEGDEEEESQCAGQKDNSDHQYFSGGYSKVPGDRVQPGENIAEDEEDDEDEEEGNEDGDGENCAEPAVSISDVTTPGSEMVTQDRGGQLPFAEEDYVSHKAMPSMVIEVRSEGSEREEEEEEDDGEEEEEDDEEDDEDGGPSQQSVLSDDIEMYDMRRGNLGLLEQAIALKAQQGSDTPRQGHGDEQMGKRTDGQRKGYSFGKESSRAEKKEIKCPTPGCDGTGHVTGLYPHHRSLSGCPHKDRIPPEILAMHENVLKCPTPGCTGQGHVNSNRNTHRSLSGCPIAAAEKLSKTHEKQVTSQPAGSPHSDRVLRPMCFVKQLEIPQYGSYRPSTLPTTPRANLAKELEKYSKVSFDYASFDVQVFGKRMLAPKLQPGETSPKPLKSKPSPSHSLPGGYTKSSSSSSSSSSGYDYSHDAEAAHMAATAILNLSTRCWEMPENLSTKQQDAVGQSMDIEVDENGTLDLSMKKPVKKEGSSPGVLSPEPSSSSSSSSSQTPGSSGINASSHSGHTHKQEEWEGPLDYTTPNRQREEETEEAQQAEQSEAASDDDEHEMMQDSLEDRKYPGEVTTPTFKVKFQPKDNKKDVLLCPTPGCDGSGHITGNYASHRSLSGCPLADKSLRTLMAAHSAELKCPTPGCDGSGHITGNYASHRSLSGCPRAKKGGMKTTPTKDDKEDSELIKCPVPGCDSLGHISGKYATHRSAYGCPLAARRQKDGMLNGSPFSWKSFKTDGPTCPTPGCDGSGHANGSFLTHRSLSGCPRASLAKKKAKCPGEEYLSTKFRSSDVLDNDEDIKQLNKEINELNESNNEMEADMVNLHTQISSMEKNLKNMEEENKAIEEQNEALFVELSGLSQALIRSLAHIRLPHMEPITEQNFDTYVDRLMDMYTNKECYQNPDNKALLETINQAVKGIKV
- the LOC125747055 gene encoding myelin transcription factor 1-like isoform X5 encodes the protein MPVELIGQDLSGLSSPPPRKRKNQEAESEAESDQSRPNSKKKANPLKLALDEGYSVDSDGSSEEPDPREEEQRREEEQAEAGEGAAEPEPAKEGQPPMEHLSGGNCEEAEPSPAGTCSSILSGQGQTEQYSSRHEMAANSLLHLGQVVETCDANSRPMALQLPPPQERDSQEVTAMTEEKEEDMTHSPMTDRAEGHDGKGEEQEEEGDEEEESQCAGQKDNSDHQYFSGGYSKVPGDRVQPGENIAEDEEDDEDEEEGNEDGDGENCAEPAVSISDVTTPGSEMVTQDRGGQLPFAEEDYVSHKAMPSMVIEVRSEGSEREEEEEEDDGEEEEEDDEEDDEDGGPSQQSVLSDDIEMYDMRRGNLGLLEQAIALKAQQGSDTPRQGHGDEQMGKRTDGQRKGYSFGKESSRAEKKEIKCPTPGCDGTGHVTGLYPHHRSLSGCPHKDRIPPEILAMHENVLKCPTPGCTGQGHVNSNRNTHRSLSGCPIAAAEKLSKTHEKQVTSQPAGSPHSDRVLRPMCFVKQLEIPQYGSYRPSTLPTTPRANLAKELEKYSKVSFDYASFDVQVFGKRMLAPKLQPGETSPKPLKSKPSPSHSLPGGYTKSSSSSSSSSSGYDYSHDAEAAHMAATAILNLSTRCWEMPENLSTKQQDAVGQSMDIEVDENGTLDLSMKKPVKKEGSSPGVLSPEPSSSSSSSSSQTPGSSGINASSHSGHTHKQEEWEGPLDYTTPNRQREEETEEAQQAEQSEAASDDDEHEMMQDSLEDRKYPGEVTTPTFKVKFQPKDNKKDVLLCPTPGCDGSGHITGNYASHRSLSGCPLADKSLRTLMAAHSAELKCPTPGCDGSGHITGNYASHRSLSGCPRAKKGGMKTTPTKDDKEDSELIKCPVPGCDSLGHISGKYATHRSAYGCPLAARRQKDGMLNGSPFSWKSFKTDGPTCPTPGCDGSGHANGSFLTHRSLSGCPRASLAKKKAKCPGEEYLSTKFRSSDVLDNDEDIKQLNKEINELNESNNEMEADMVNLHTQISSMEKNLKNMEEENKAIEEQNEALFVELSGLSQALIRSLAHIRLPHMQEPITEQNFDTYVDRLMDMYTNKECYQNPDNKALLETINQAVKGIKV